A window of Melopsittacus undulatus isolate bMelUnd1 chromosome 10, bMelUnd1.mat.Z, whole genome shotgun sequence genomic DNA:
ATCTCGATTCGGCACTTTTCTTGTTGTGGGATTCAGGCcatgttttattatttactaattttttttctgcataaattGCCTAAATAATACAGCCTCTTCTGTTTGCCTGCACACCAAAAAATTTAGTGTATTTCTCAGTTACTGCAGTCTTTCAGGCTGATGTACATTCCCCTAGCAAAACCCAAAGTCCATGCTGCTGGATTACCTGTCAGGTTGTCCCAAAGTGTCTCATTATCGCTTCTGTTCCAAATTCAAACAGAGAGTAGATGTTTCTTGCCTTTACACCTGAAGTGTAGGGTTTTTGAGGTGCAAACGCTTATTTTGCTGATACTTTTTCACTGTGCAGAGGGATCCATTGTGCCTATGGATCTGTTATAGCTCAAAGTGGTAATAATTGAAGTAGATTTTAAATAATCTATTTGAAGAGTTTGCAGACCTTTGTACAGCTATCAAATGTAAGTGCTCAAATACACTTACCTTGGTTTAGGCTTTTCACAGTAGCACAGCACTTAGCATAAAGTGCATTTGTGTGCTGTTTACTGCATTAATGGGGATTTTTGGTTTTCGTTTTCCAGTTAAATGCTAGAAGACAGCTGTTGTATGTGCAGACCTGTAATTTATCTTCTTAGAATATCAATTTTTAATATAGATCCATGTGCTGTGTTTCGGTACTAAAGCAAGACTCGATACATTTGCAGAAGACAAGAAGAATgtaattttgtgtgtgtatacatgtatTTGTTTAATATATCAGTGTGTAAGTAAGCTTCTTGTTCTGCAGCCTTGTTCTCTGTCATGTGTTACAACGTACTCTGCGATAAATACGCTACCCGGCAGCTGTATGGCTATTGTCCATCTTGGGCCTTGAACtgggaatacagaaaaaaagccattaTGCAGGAAATCCTGAGCTGCAATGCTGACATCATAAGTCTTCAGGTAAAAGATGTACTAtgatttctctcccttttctatTCCCCTGTGCTGGTTTCTCCACACGAAATGTATTTACAGTAAGCGGTGTGTTTTCAAAaccttctgaaaacaaaagcaaaaaagaagtGATGTTTAGAACATTATTTGTTGCTTGACATCAAAAGAATGCTTTTCAGCCCACACTGTTGGAATGCGAACCAGCAGCTGCTGATCAAAGAAGGGTACGTGGGGGTGTCTGtgttcctctgtgtgtgtatggggcTGTCATTGAcatattttcagataaaaagcTTGAGATAATCATAACTCTGGGGATTACAGAAAttcaatttatattttcttaaaataggGATATTGCTCTGAAATCTGCATTCTCTGATGtacttaattctttttttcccccttaaatcTAATTTGAAAGCGATTTACATTTCTGAAGATTCTAAATAATATCAGCCTTCTGTGTTTTGCCAATAGTACATTCATACTGTGCTGTCTGATAACTTTGTAGGAGGTTGAAACAGAGCAGTACTACAGTTTTTTCCTGGTAGAGTTAAAAGAACGTGGCTACAATGGATTCTTCAGTCCAAAATCTAGAGCTAGGACAATGTCCgaacaggaaaggaaacatGTTGATGGTTGtgcaatatttttcaaaacGGAAAAGTAAGTGATGTGTTTTGCAAAGCCTTCTCTTGTGTCTTGCTCTCTTTCATGTAATTTCTCTGGTCAGTCTATAGCTCAAGCATCTTTGAACTTGAAACTACCGCAGAATTAGAGGCATGCACTACATTTCTATAGTTATCCCCTCCCATTACTTGAAACTAAGGcagtaaaaatacataaaaatggcTAGAACTATATCCTATGAGTTCAGTTTTAAGATTTTATGGAATTATATTGTTGACTGAGATTTTCACATCATAAATGCATTTgagctttaattaaaaacttacctgcaacatttccttttgtatctggctgctgaaaaaaaaaacatgcatgaTGTTTCTCTTTCAGATTTACTTTGGTTCAAAAACACACTGTTGAGTTCAATCAACTAGCAATGGCAAACTCGGAAGGTTCAGAAGCGATGCTAAACAGAGTTATGACAAAAGATAACATCGGAGTTGCTGTATTGTTGGAACTGCGAAAGGAATTGATAGAAATGTCATGTAAGTCCTATTTAATTTAGtttcttaatatattttctttcattaacaaAATACAATTACTTTTGTGTAGTAGAAAGTAGGTTCTGCTGATGAATACAGCTTTGCACATCATATGTTCAGACAAATTTATTCCAAAGAGAATTTGGGAATAAGTCATACTGCTTAAATGCTGgagattcttatttttttccacttacacCTTTTTGCTTTAAGTGGGTTTTTTGCCTGAAGCTATTACAGGTATGAAAGAATCAGTGGGTGTTAGTCATGTGTTTCGGGATCATAAATCTGCATCAGTTTAGCTTGTTACTTTCTTCAATCTCATGCTCATACAACCTGTTTGTTCTGCCCTGTCACTCTTAATTTAGGAAATGTAAATTGGCTTTCAAGTATCGCAGTGGGTACCTACTCAACCTGTGTGATATTTACCCAAATgatattttattaattcagaTTCTAACAAGCCTGTTAAGAAGCACTTCTAGCAAGAGAGGTAACTAAGAATGTGGATAACTTAAAATTCAGAGCTCATTGCCTAATAAGTTATGAGCTGTGCCTGTTTACTATCACAACCTGAGGAAAACCATTGtagtttttttaaaacaacattaCTTGCCTGCTATTTATGTTAATTTACAGTATTCTTACATGCATAAGCATTACCTGTAACAAGCTAATCTATCTGTTAATGATCTTGAATGTGAAACAATTACTGCTAATGCTTTATATCAACTAAAACACATAGTAGGTGTAAGTGGAGTTGTATGACCCTCTTAAATGGTATTAACCCTGTTCAGGTTATACTGGTATTTTGCCTCCCTTCAAACATCTTGTTTAAAATCCAATAAtagtgttttgtgttgctgACCATGTAAGgtaaaaactggttttaaattttAGCTGGAAAGCCACACCTTGGGATGGAGAAGCAACTAGTTCTTGTAGCTAATGCACATATGCATTGGGACCCAGATTATTCTGATGTGAAGCTGGTTCAAACTATGATGTTCCTGTCCGAGGTAAAGAACATTATTGATAAAGCTTCTCGTAGTCTCAAACCTGGCGTTTCGGGAGAGCTTGGAACCATTCCACTTGTACTGTGTGCAGATCTCAATTCCCTACCAGACTCTGGTAAGAGTTCTCTAATTCACTTTTTTAGACTCTTTCAAGTGTGTGATAATTCAAATTTTACAGTCTTGCTTTTTTAAAGGGGTTTTCAATTTAGAGAATATATTGTTTGATATAAGCTctaaaatactaataaaataaaaggaagagagaaaagatagAACTGGTTCTTTTGTATGTGTCCTTATTGCCTGTGCAGTAGTGTAGCTATGTCTGGTCTTTCAGAAGCATTCTCATTGTTATCTTACAATACAGGAATGGAAAGGAAGACTATATCTTCCAAAAATAACTGGAAGCATGAGTATGTTGCTGATAATTGTGGGGTGTTTTAATTTTAAGTGTGACAAGATAGGGTCTTCTCTTTAAAGTTGCCACCATAGACTCATTTTCTGCAGCTCAATTATTTTAGGACTTCCAAAGTGTAACACCTTTCCTACTAGAAAGTAATTCTTCAGAGCACTTTACTAAATGCAGCTATTTTTGCCTTGGTGGTAACTTTAATAGAGTGCAAGAAATTAACAGTGATGGCTTTCTTGGCTTTCTCAGGTACCCAGCTGAAGTGCTGAACTCAAAAGCCATCTTTCCTTCTTATTACTAGTTGTCCAATATAATAATCTCCATTCCTGATCTCCCTTCTGGCCACTGCTTTTCAACTCTTAACATCTGCTGGGTTGATAGGAGCAGTTACTGCTCAGCAGTACTGGAAACTTGATTCTTTTTGAACCCAGGAAACCAAGTATCACTAGTGGCTATTGCAGTAGCCACTTCATGTGTCTGATTGTGTCTTTAGAGCAACTAATAGCTGCTCTTACCTTCTAGAACCTTAACACAGCTATTCTGGAATTAAGAGGCGTGGTCATTGACAAATCTTGTCGATTCGGCTTTGCAGCCTCTAATTTTATTTGAAGCAGTGGTACTGAAGTTgtttttttataacattttagCTGAAGAATGTTGAAAGCCAAGACGAGCATAGAGAAGAGGAAGCTGACTGCTTAGTATCTGTGGAACTTTATTTCTACTTGTCTCGTATCCCTCCCCAGTCTGTTCCTTAATAACcttcttgtttttattaaagaaagatGTCTGTTCTAGGTGGCATTTACTCTTGATATGCATATACATTGTCTTGCAATATTGTAAAAGAACTACTGCTGACTATTGTATATGCTTTAAGGATTTGCTTATATAAAGCATATATAAGATTTAGTTGCAAGACTCAGGGTACCTACACACTCTTAGCTGCTGAGTGCTTATTAATACCATCTTGTATGTGTGCGCCTCTCTAATAGGTGTTGTTGAGTACTTGAGCACTGGTGGTGTGGAAACAAACCACAAAGATTTTAAGGAACTGAGATACAATGAAAGTCTTACTAACTTCAGCTGTAATGGAAAAAATGGAACAACAAATGGAAGAATTACACATGGTTTCAAGTTGAAGAGTGCCTATGAGAATGGTCTAATGCCTTACACAAATTACACATTTGACTTCAAGGTGAGGCCTTGGCTGATATTTTGGGCAAGTTTCCTTTTTTGGGTTTTAACTAATGTGTTTGCTGTACAAAAATGGTTAACAAGCAAGTTAATCTGTTTGGGGAGCTAACACTAAATTCACCaagtttatatttaaaacatagCAAACTAGAGTGTTCAACACTTCAGTCTCATAGAAATCAGATTTTCCTTGTTAGTAACTTGTTAATAGATTCACAAGAGTTGGGGTGCTGTTAACCTTTCTTGTAAACATGAAGATTTTATATGTTAATACTCCAAGCTAAATGAAATAGCTCAACAGGGGCACTGAGGCTGTAACTTCAAGGAAGTACTCTCTATTGCTGCTGGAAAAATCTTATTGCTCTGTGACTCAGGGAAAACAAGactgctcttttcttcttcacaatCAGTTAAATGTGATTTGGAGCTATGTAGGAGGCTGGAAATTGTAACCCACAAAAGCATAGCAGAAGTGATACTGGGTTGACTtgacttttgttttcctaatcTATATTGAGCAAATCAACGGACATAGAAAGTAGAAATTGTCCTAAGTTGATACTGTAAAGAAAGAGCGGTAGCATTTTGCTTACTCATAAGACTGAGCTCACCTTTTCTTTGGAAGAATAACTTGAGtcaataatatatattaataattttgtttcttctcttgttttagGGTATTATTGACTACATCTTCTACTCTAAACCTCAGCTAAACATACTTGGCATTCTTGGACCTTTGGATCATCATTGGTTAATAGAGAACAATATAAGTGGTTGTCCACATCCACTCATCCCTTCTGACCACTTCTCACTTTTTGCACAACTGGAGCTTTTGCTGCCTTTCCTGCCTCCTGTAAATGGAATCCATCTCCCTGGCAGGAGGTAGTCAAGTACATTTGAGAGGGCAACCTCAATCTAACTTGTACAATTGTAAAATCTGAATATAGAGGAGTGAGGTATGGCcaacagggatttttttttcttaataatgtTAATCTTAAATCTAATTATTTGCTAAAGACATAGTAAAAGCCAGGTGCTATCAACAGACACAATTCTGAGCCCAATATACTTTGTATACT
This region includes:
- the CNOT6 gene encoding CCR4-NOT transcription complex subunit 6 isoform X1; protein product: MPKEKYDPPDPRRMYTIMSSEEAANGKKSHWAELEISGKVRSLSSSLWTLTHLTALHLSDNSLSRIPSDIAKLHNLVYLDLSSNKIRSLPAELGNMVSLRELHLNNNLLRVLPFELGKLFQLQTLGLKGNPLTQDILNLYQEPDGTRRLLNYLLDNLAVSTEQPPPRSWIMLQEPDRTRPTALFSVMCYNVLCDKYATRQLYGYCPSWALNWEYRKKAIMQEILSCNADIISLQEVETEQYYSFFLVELKERGYNGFFSPKSRARTMSEQERKHVDGCAIFFKTEKFTLVQKHTVEFNQLAMANSEGSEAMLNRVMTKDNIGVAVLLELRKELIEMSSGKPHLGMEKQLVLVANAHMHWDPDYSDVKLVQTMMFLSEVKNIIDKASRSLKPGVSGELGTIPLVLCADLNSLPDSGVVEYLSTGGVETNHKDFKELRYNESLTNFSCNGKNGTTNGRITHGFKLKSAYENGLMPYTNYTFDFKGIIDYIFYSKPQLNILGILGPLDHHWLIENNISGCPHPLIPSDHFSLFAQLELLLPFLPPVNGIHLPGRR
- the CNOT6 gene encoding CCR4-NOT transcription complex subunit 6 isoform X2; its protein translation is MPKEKYDPPDPRRMYTIMSSEEAANGKKSHWAELEISGKVRSLSSSLWTLTHLTALHLSDNSLSRIPSDIAKLHNLVYLDLSSNKIRSLPAELGNMVSLRELHLNNNLLRVLPFELGKLFQLQTLGLKGNPLTQDILNLYQEPDGTRRLLNYLLDNLAGTAKRISTEQPPPRSWIMLQEPDRTRPTALFSVMCYNVLCDKYATRQLYGYCPSWALNWEYRKKAIMQEILSCNADIISLQEVETEQYYSFFLVELKERGYNGFFSPKSRARTMSEQERKHVDGCAIFFKTEKFTLVQKHTVEFNQLAMANSEGSEAMLNRVMTKDNIGVAVLLELRKELIEMSSGKPHLGMEKQLVLVANAHMHWDPDYSDVKLVQTMMFLSEVKNIIDKASRSLKPGVSGELGTIPLVLCADLNSLPDSGVVEYLSTGGVETNHKDFKELRYNESLTNFSCNGKNGTTNGRITHGFKLKSAYENGLMPYTNYTFDFKGIIDYIFYSKPQLNILGILGPLDHHWLIENNISGCPHPLIPSDHFSLFAQLELLLPFLPPVNGIHLPGRR